The following are from one region of the Thermomicrobiales bacterium genome:
- a CDS encoding peptide ABC transporter substrate-binding protein, with protein sequence MNDRTHRHHSRVAVVLILVLVLTGCGSRQASFDLEIGAGGDQVLTLAGGGALPITLDPALLRDADSSFLARQIFRGLMRLDDSLIAQPDLAETVDASDDGLNYTFTLRENLTFQDGTAIDAERVKASFERAADPELAGGDGSELPAAIYFGDIEGIDEYLAGQAGTITGIQTSGTQTVRMTLKRPAANFLYKLTGSPAAIVDVRETTGSDWWTEANGSGPFQIDDVSSQLIRLIPFDGFYAGAPRLQQVNILYGSAAAQPLNLYETGVIDTTEVPFYAIDRVSSPADPLYAELETTPQLSTTFILLNENVEPFDDPAVRQAVVQALDRSKVTRVSLEDRVRQAEGIVPPGILDRDWASTPPAYDLGAAQAALASAQPFQIAPAFYGGGVAVTLAQVLERDLGLDSDAISLEWSEFSSALTTRQLSAFALSWIADYPDPANFLDSMFHTGSPDNYADYSNPEVDALLDNAAVEQDPVRRARRYLDAQQLILDDYVLIPLYHDIAYTLVKPYVRGLTITPVGIMSLESVWIGER encoded by the coding sequence ATGAACGACCGAACGCACCGACATCATTCCCGTGTGGCAGTCGTTCTGATACTCGTGCTGGTTCTGACGGGCTGTGGATCGAGACAGGCGTCCTTTGATCTGGAGATCGGCGCTGGCGGCGATCAAGTGCTGACGCTCGCTGGTGGTGGTGCGTTGCCGATCACGCTTGACCCGGCGCTGCTGCGAGACGCTGACTCGTCCTTTCTCGCTCGGCAGATCTTTCGCGGACTGATGCGGCTCGACGACAGCCTGATCGCTCAGCCGGATCTCGCGGAGACGGTCGATGCGAGCGATGACGGGCTGAACTACACATTCACACTGCGCGAGAACCTCACGTTCCAGGATGGTACTGCGATCGACGCGGAGCGCGTGAAAGCGTCGTTCGAGCGCGCGGCAGACCCTGAGCTGGCTGGAGGCGACGGCAGTGAGCTGCCGGCCGCGATCTACTTCGGCGATATCGAAGGCATCGACGAATACCTGGCTGGACAAGCCGGAACGATCACCGGCATCCAGACGAGTGGCACCCAAACAGTCCGGATGACGCTGAAGCGACCCGCTGCCAACTTTCTCTATAAACTGACCGGCAGCCCGGCTGCGATCGTTGATGTGCGGGAGACGACTGGGTCCGACTGGTGGACTGAGGCAAACGGCAGCGGTCCATTCCAGATCGACGATGTGTCGTCGCAACTCATCAGGCTGATACCGTTCGACGGCTTCTATGCCGGTGCGCCGCGACTGCAGCAGGTGAATATCCTGTATGGCAGCGCCGCAGCTCAACCGCTCAATCTCTACGAGACGGGCGTCATCGACACCACGGAAGTGCCGTTCTACGCGATTGATCGTGTGTCGTCGCCGGCCGATCCGCTGTATGCCGAACTCGAGACAACGCCGCAGCTTTCGACCACGTTCATCCTGCTCAACGAGAATGTCGAACCGTTCGATGATCCTGCTGTGCGGCAGGCAGTCGTTCAGGCGCTCGATCGATCCAAAGTGACGCGGGTGAGCCTCGAAGATCGCGTGCGACAGGCGGAGGGTATTGTGCCGCCGGGGATTCTCGATCGCGACTGGGCATCAACTCCGCCGGCCTACGACCTTGGTGCCGCTCAGGCTGCGCTCGCTTCCGCCCAGCCGTTCCAGATCGCGCCAGCCTTCTATGGTGGCGGCGTGGCGGTCACGCTGGCCCAGGTGCTGGAGCGCGACCTCGGACTGGACAGCGACGCCATTTCGCTGGAGTGGAGTGAGTTCTCAAGCGCGCTCACGACCCGTCAACTGTCAGCCTTCGCGCTGTCCTGGATCGCAGATTACCCCGATCCGGCGAACTTCCTCGACTCGATGTTCCACACGGGTAGCCCGGATAACTACGCCGACTACTCGAATCCCGAGGTGGACGCCCTGCTCGATAACGCTGCAGTGGAACAGGATCCCGTGCGGCGTGCCAGACGCTATCTGGATGCACAGCAACTCATCCTCGATGACTATGTGCTGATCCCGCTGTACCACGACATCGCGTATACACTGGTCAAACCGTATGTGCGTGGCCTGACGATCACGCCAGTAGGGATTATGAGCCTGGAATCTGTCTGGATCGGCGAGCGCTGA
- a CDS encoding serine/threonine-protein phosphatase, whose product MLSVDVAVAKTHKYASRDSGDTVETVERPTGGLSVVMVDGQGTGSAAKSLSMMVSSKAVALLKEGVRDGAVARGVHDVLLAYRHGKVSATLDLLSLDLASRSVLITRNSHVPHIVVIGGEVTLHDGVTTPIGLYRHTKPTVFEHEIVSGMKVVVFTDGVSHAGRRYGSQFDPLSGLVTEGSAKDIAETLLAAAITADQGRPGDDMAVVAMSIDPIEQHQPIRTMRVTWPIPS is encoded by the coding sequence GTGCTCTCAGTTGATGTCGCAGTAGCGAAGACGCATAAGTACGCCTCGCGCGATAGCGGGGACACCGTTGAGACCGTTGAACGCCCCACCGGCGGTCTGTCGGTCGTCATGGTTGACGGTCAGGGCACTGGTTCCGCGGCCAAGTCGCTCAGCATGATGGTGTCGAGCAAAGCCGTCGCGTTGCTCAAGGAAGGCGTGCGTGATGGCGCGGTCGCGCGCGGTGTCCACGATGTCCTGCTGGCTTATCGGCACGGCAAGGTGTCTGCGACGCTGGACCTGCTATCGCTCGATCTGGCGAGCCGCAGCGTGCTCATCACCCGGAACAGCCACGTCCCGCACATCGTTGTCATCGGCGGTGAGGTGACACTGCACGATGGTGTTACGACGCCCATCGGTCTCTATCGCCATACCAAACCGACGGTGTTCGAACATGAGATTGTGTCCGGGATGAAGGTCGTCGTGTTTACGGACGGCGTCTCACACGCCGGGCGGCGGTATGGGTCACAGTTCGATCCGTTGAGCGGGCTGGTGACGGAGGGAAGTGCCAAGGACATCGCAGAGACGCTTCTCGCTGCGGCCATCACGGCCGATCAGGGACGTCCGGGAGATGACATGGCAGTTGTCGCGATGTCGATTGATCCGATTGAGCAGCATCAACCCATTCGAACGATGCGTGTCACCTGGCCGATTCCGAGCTAA
- the rfbB gene encoding dTDP-glucose 4,6-dehydratase, with the protein MAETKVRSVVVTGGAGFIGSTFARLLVERGYERVRVFDKLTYAGNPANIADLRDAPGFSFVEGDICDADAVDAALDGFDALVNFAAETHVDRSLLDPGGFIQTDVHGVWVLLEAARRHSLRRMVHVSTDEVYGVRDDGSFSESDALNPRNPYSASKAGGEMMVKAFAATYGVPAVISRGSNTYGPYQYPEKFISLATTNILLGEPIPVYGDGRQIRDWIHARDHAGGIEFLLRHGEPGEAYNIGGGNERENITVAETILSELDAPRDLLHHVTDRQGHDRRYSLDSAKIRALGWSPSVDFETGLRETIRWYRDNRSWWEPLRSGDYEDYYRTNYAHRQRIG; encoded by the coding sequence GTGGCAGAGACGAAAGTCCGCAGTGTCGTTGTCACTGGCGGGGCCGGATTCATCGGAAGCACATTTGCGCGTTTGCTGGTCGAACGAGGGTACGAGCGCGTGCGTGTATTCGACAAGCTGACGTACGCGGGTAACCCGGCAAACATCGCTGACCTGCGTGATGCTCCCGGCTTTTCGTTTGTCGAGGGCGACATCTGCGATGCGGACGCGGTTGATGCGGCGCTGGACGGCTTTGATGCGCTGGTGAACTTCGCCGCCGAAACGCACGTCGATCGTTCGTTGCTCGATCCGGGTGGCTTCATCCAGACAGACGTGCATGGCGTCTGGGTGCTGCTGGAGGCGGCTCGACGCCATTCGCTGCGCCGAATGGTTCACGTCAGCACCGACGAAGTCTATGGTGTACGTGACGATGGCTCCTTCAGCGAAAGTGACGCGCTGAATCCGCGTAATCCGTACTCGGCCAGCAAGGCGGGCGGCGAAATGATGGTCAAGGCGTTTGCCGCGACTTACGGCGTGCCGGCAGTCATCTCGCGCGGCTCCAACACCTACGGCCCGTATCAGTATCCGGAGAAGTTCATCTCGCTCGCGACAACCAACATCCTGCTGGGTGAGCCGATCCCTGTCTATGGCGATGGTCGCCAGATTCGCGACTGGATTCACGCGCGCGACCACGCTGGCGGCATCGAGTTCCTGCTGCGACACGGCGAGCCGGGCGAGGCGTACAACATCGGCGGCGGCAACGAACGCGAAAACATCACGGTCGCTGAAACGATCCTGAGCGAGCTCGATGCGCCACGCGATCTGCTCCATCATGTAACAGATCGACAGGGCCACGACCGACGCTATTCGCTTGATTCTGCGAAGATCCGTGCCCTGGGATGGTCGCCGTCCGTCGACTTTGAGACTGGCCTGCGTGAGACGATTCGCTGGTATCGTGACAATCGTTCGTGGTGGGAACCACTGCGCTCCGGAGACTACGAGGACTATTACCGGACGAATTACGCCCATCGCCAGAGGATTGGTTAG
- a CDS encoding HAD family hydrolase, whose product MAIDTVTFDFHNTIAQCDEWFQLEIRTLVQALLRRVDAAGTRFDDATLAAAVERYRALRLEIIQHGIEQDAYSCAVQILNELDIQMDEPAIESGIRELMRAALPDSQPIPGVVDTVKQLANDGLKLGIISNAIYHPFLEWSLEKFEIADAFDLVVTSASAGFYKSRTELYAYTIDALGSSADRTVHIGDSYRFDVLGAHAAGLKTVWFDTGHTEGTGEVADLRVTTLEGLADKMLDRFEIASP is encoded by the coding sequence TTGGCTATCGATACGGTGACATTCGATTTTCACAACACCATCGCGCAATGCGATGAGTGGTTTCAGTTGGAGATCCGGACGCTCGTGCAGGCGCTCTTGCGCCGGGTCGATGCAGCCGGCACGCGATTCGACGACGCCACGCTCGCCGCAGCCGTCGAGCGATATCGCGCGCTCCGACTAGAGATTATCCAACATGGCATCGAACAGGACGCATATTCCTGCGCAGTTCAGATTCTCAATGAGCTGGACATCCAGATGGATGAGCCCGCGATAGAGAGCGGCATCCGCGAACTGATGCGCGCCGCACTTCCCGATTCGCAGCCGATCCCCGGCGTCGTCGACACCGTCAAGCAGCTTGCGAACGACGGTTTGAAGCTCGGGATCATCTCGAACGCCATCTATCACCCGTTCCTGGAGTGGTCGCTGGAGAAGTTTGAGATCGCCGATGCTTTCGACCTGGTTGTCACCTCGGCTAGCGCCGGATTCTATAAGTCGCGCACCGAGCTGTACGCATACACAATCGACGCGCTGGGAAGCTCTGCCGATCGAACGGTTCATATCGGAGACTCGTATCGCTTTGATGTCCTGGGTGCGCACGCCGCCGGTCTGAAGACCGTCTGGTTCGACACCGGCCATACTGAGGGCACTGGAGAAGTTGCTGACCTGCGGGTCACGACACTTGAGGGCCTTGCCGACAAGATGCTGGATCGGTTCGAGATCGCATCGCCATGA
- the trmD gene encoding tRNA (guanosine(37)-N1)-methyltransferase TrmD produces MRFDIFTIFPGMFQGPFSESIIKRAVDRGLLSIDLHDIREHGVGRHRSVDDTPYGGGAGMVMAAPPLFDSIESTLGDDLSTTPIILMSPSGERFSQTIAHDLAGLPRIALVCGRYEGVDQRVRDHLVTRELSVGDYVLTGGELAAAVIVDVVARLIPGVIEAASLEEESFSDGLLEYPQYTRPASYRGWAVPDVLLSGHHGEIAAWRRQQSLDITRANRPDLLAGESEQDG; encoded by the coding sequence ATGAGATTTGACATCTTCACAATCTTTCCGGGGATGTTTCAGGGGCCGTTCAGTGAGTCGATCATCAAGCGAGCAGTCGACCGCGGTCTGCTAAGCATCGACCTGCACGATATCCGCGAGCATGGGGTCGGGCGGCATCGTTCGGTGGATGACACGCCATACGGCGGCGGCGCGGGTATGGTGATGGCCGCGCCACCCCTCTTCGACTCGATCGAATCCACGCTCGGTGATGACCTGTCGACAACGCCGATCATCCTGATGTCGCCTTCCGGCGAGCGGTTCAGCCAGACCATCGCCCACGACCTCGCGGGTCTGCCACGCATCGCGCTCGTCTGTGGTCGCTACGAAGGCGTCGATCAGCGGGTTCGCGATCATCTGGTGACGCGAGAGCTGTCCGTCGGAGACTACGTTCTAACCGGCGGGGAGCTCGCCGCAGCGGTGATCGTCGATGTCGTCGCCCGGCTCATCCCCGGAGTCATCGAAGCAGCATCGCTCGAAGAGGAGTCCTTTTCGGATGGACTGCTTGAGTATCCGCAATACACGCGTCCGGCATCGTATCGCGGGTGGGCCGTCCCGGACGTGCTGCTGAGCGGGCACCATGGCGAAATTGCCGCCTGGCGTCGTCAGCAATCGCTCGACATCACCCGTGCCAACCGTCCCGATCTACTCGCCGGCGAAAGCGAACAGGACGGCTGA
- a CDS encoding dihydrodipicolinate synthase family protein, protein MFRGIIPPTVTFFKEDGALDTETNRSHIDFLIEAGVHGLFVLGTTGEFMHMSPKEREQHAAEVVQHVNGRIPVILGTGTLSTRETVRLSRHAQGIGADAVAIVTPYFWTLSEREVIAHLSAVANAVDIPVVIYNFPAYSNYNVSSETLAALVKEHGNIAGVKDTIDSLEHLRRRVEVVKEIKPDFSVLAGGDGYLLPLLEMGGDGSVPATANVAPARHVAIFDSWERGDYATALEALPALEELLAIYRVPGSFHSVIKEAMAMAGVAPASGARLPALPLTADSRARLREALASAGLLAASDDR, encoded by the coding sequence ATGTTCCGAGGGATTATCCCGCCGACAGTGACGTTCTTCAAAGAGGACGGGGCACTCGATACCGAGACAAATCGCAGCCACATAGATTTCCTCATCGAAGCAGGAGTTCACGGCCTGTTTGTCCTCGGGACCACCGGCGAGTTCATGCACATGAGCCCCAAAGAGCGCGAGCAGCATGCCGCTGAGGTCGTACAACACGTCAATGGACGTATCCCGGTCATCCTCGGCACAGGCACGCTATCCACCCGCGAAACAGTCAGGCTCAGCCGACACGCACAAGGGATCGGCGCAGACGCTGTCGCGATCGTGACGCCGTATTTCTGGACCCTGTCCGAGCGCGAAGTCATCGCGCATCTTTCTGCTGTCGCGAATGCAGTTGATATCCCGGTTGTGATCTACAACTTCCCCGCCTACAGCAACTACAACGTCTCATCTGAGACGCTTGCTGCGCTGGTTAAGGAGCACGGCAACATCGCCGGAGTGAAGGACACGATCGACAGCCTGGAGCACCTGCGGCGGCGCGTTGAGGTCGTCAAAGAGATCAAGCCGGACTTCAGCGTCCTCGCCGGCGGCGACGGCTATCTGTTGCCGTTGCTCGAGATGGGTGGCGACGGCTCGGTGCCGGCGACGGCGAACGTTGCCCCCGCGCGCCACGTCGCGATCTTCGACTCCTGGGAGCGTGGTGACTACGCCACGGCACTCGAAGCGCTTCCTGCGCTCGAAGAGCTGTTGGCGATCTATCGCGTGCCAGGTTCGTTCCACAGCGTCATCAAGGAAGCGATGGCGATGGCGGGCGTCGCACCCGCATCCGGCGCACGACTGCCGGCCCTGCCGCTGACGGCCGATAGTCGCGCGCGACTTCGCGAAGCGCTGGCAAGCGCAGGTCTGCTCGCCGCGTCCGACGACCGCTAG
- a CDS encoding ABC transporter ATP-binding protein, whose protein sequence is MASSSTTHDTDTALVRLRGISKRYRSGRREFLALDDVSLDIETGEWVAIVGPSGSGKSTLLNILAGIDSADSGVVEIGGRSLTGLSEDQLAAWRGRFVGIVFQYFQLMPTLTVVENVMLPMDLTGVDANRLDRAKTLLDRVGIGDLATNLPSELSGGEQQRAAIARALANEPDLLLADEPTGNLDSATGERIVDLLAEVWRQGATIVMVTHDHDVANHATRIVRMRDGRIVDDAQVITAGREA, encoded by the coding sequence ATGGCATCGTCCTCAACAACCCACGACACGGACACGGCGCTTGTCCGCTTGCGTGGCATATCGAAGCGGTATCGCTCCGGTCGCCGCGAGTTCCTGGCACTGGACGACGTCTCGCTGGACATCGAGACTGGCGAGTGGGTCGCGATAGTCGGTCCTTCCGGATCTGGCAAGTCGACGCTCCTCAATATTCTTGCCGGGATCGACAGCGCTGATAGCGGGGTAGTCGAGATCGGCGGTCGCAGCCTTACCGGACTGAGCGAAGACCAGCTTGCAGCATGGCGCGGGCGATTCGTTGGCATCGTGTTTCAGTATTTCCAGCTTATGCCGACACTGACCGTCGTTGAGAATGTCATGCTCCCGATGGACCTGACCGGCGTAGATGCCAATCGACTCGACCGGGCGAAGACGCTGCTCGATCGCGTCGGCATTGGCGACCTTGCGACCAACCTGCCTTCCGAACTGTCCGGTGGTGAACAGCAACGAGCGGCCATTGCACGCGCGTTGGCGAATGAGCCCGACCTGCTTCTGGCGGACGAGCCAACCGGCAACCTCGACTCAGCAACCGGAGAACGGATCGTCGATCTGCTCGCCGAAGTCTGGCGGCAGGGTGCAACGATCGTGATGGTCACGCACGATCACGATGTCGCTAACCACGCGACGCGGATTGTCAGAATGCGTGACGGCCGTATCGTCGACGATGCACAGGTCATCACAGCAGGTCGGGAAGCGTGA